The proteins below come from a single Microbacterium sp. SLBN-154 genomic window:
- a CDS encoding AAA family ATPase, whose protein sequence is MLTTLAVAGYRSLRDLVLPLDALTVITGPNGSGKSNLYRAMRLLAQSATGSLIAAVAREGGLPSLLWAGPESGGTQGTVRREPIAVKLGYASDELGFLVDLGIPQADPQNLFSRDPEIKREQVFAGPVAKPAALLIDRKGAATRVREDSWTALAQPLAPWESIVTDLADGDTGPELLTLRRTLAGWRFYDHFRVDADAPARAPQIGTRSHTLAHGGENLAAVWATIRDAGFGADLDGAVARAFPGARVQIDAADGRFALTMRQPGLLRPLAAGELSDGTLRYLLLCAALLPARPAPLLVLNEPEASLHPDLLDPLAELIAAASAQSQVIVVTHAERLAGALERSGALTHRLESGTGGTQVAGQGVLDRPAWNWGSR, encoded by the coding sequence GTGCTCACCACCCTCGCCGTCGCCGGGTACCGGTCGCTGCGCGACCTGGTGCTGCCGCTGGACGCGCTGACGGTCATCACCGGTCCGAACGGGTCGGGCAAGTCCAACCTGTACCGGGCGATGCGCCTCCTTGCGCAGTCCGCCACGGGGTCGCTCATCGCGGCGGTCGCCCGCGAGGGCGGACTTCCTTCCCTGCTGTGGGCCGGCCCCGAGTCGGGGGGCACCCAGGGCACCGTGCGGCGCGAACCGATCGCGGTGAAGCTCGGGTATGCCTCGGACGAGCTCGGCTTCCTCGTCGACCTCGGCATCCCGCAGGCCGATCCGCAGAACCTCTTCAGCCGCGACCCCGAGATCAAGCGCGAGCAGGTCTTCGCGGGGCCGGTTGCGAAGCCCGCCGCACTGCTCATCGACCGCAAGGGTGCGGCCACGCGCGTGCGCGAGGATTCCTGGACGGCCCTCGCCCAGCCTCTCGCGCCGTGGGAGAGCATCGTCACCGACCTCGCCGACGGCGACACCGGGCCCGAGCTCCTGACGCTCCGACGCACCCTCGCCGGCTGGCGGTTCTACGACCACTTCCGCGTCGACGCCGACGCCCCCGCCCGAGCGCCCCAGATCGGCACGCGCTCGCACACCCTGGCGCACGGCGGCGAGAACCTCGCGGCGGTCTGGGCGACCATCCGCGATGCCGGCTTCGGTGCGGATCTCGATGGCGCCGTCGCACGCGCCTTCCCGGGCGCCCGGGTGCAGATCGACGCGGCGGACGGTCGATTCGCCCTGACGATGCGGCAGCCGGGACTCCTCCGTCCCCTCGCGGCCGGCGAGCTCTCGGACGGCACGCTGCGATACCTGCTGCTGTGCGCGGCGCTCCTCCCCGCGCGACCGGCGCCCCTCCTCGTGCTGAACGAGCCGGAGGCGAGCCTGCACCCCGACCTGCTCGATCCCCTCGCCGAACTCATCGCCGCGGCATCCGCTCAGTCCCAGGTGATCGTCGTCACCCACGCCGAACGTCTGGCCGGAGCGCTCGAGCGATCGGGTGCGCTCACCCATCGACTGGAGAGCGGGACCGGCGGCACGCAGGTCGCGGGGCAGGGAGTGCTCGACCGGCCGGCCTGGAACTGGGGCTCGCGATAG
- a CDS encoding MerR family transcriptional regulator, translated as MADDGTMQIGELAERTGLSLRTLRHYDDIGLLTPSGRSEGGFRLYTTDDESRLLLIRRMKPLGYSLEQMGELLTVIDGLERDATDADLRGRLAEMTAEAVERRDRLAQQLTAAEEFVAQLQARHDDVGHS; from the coding sequence ATGGCGGACGACGGGACGATGCAGATCGGTGAGCTCGCCGAGCGGACCGGCCTTTCGCTGCGCACCCTGCGCCACTACGACGACATCGGACTGCTCACGCCCTCGGGGCGAAGCGAGGGCGGATTCCGTCTCTATACGACAGACGACGAGTCCCGACTGCTGCTGATCCGTCGCATGAAGCCGCTGGGGTACAGCCTGGAACAGATGGGTGAGCTCCTGACGGTCATCGACGGCCTCGAGAGGGATGCGACCGATGCAGACCTGCGCGGCAGGCTCGCCGAGATGACCGCCGAGGCGGTCGAGCGCCGCGACCGCCTCGCCCAGCAGCTCACGGCAGCCGAAGAGTTCGTCGCCCAGCTGCAGGCCCGCCACGACGACGTCGGGCACTCCTGA
- a CDS encoding SulP family inorganic anion transporter, which yields MTAVVPREDPRARYRIEPTVGQALRSPRILTREVLAGLVVAIALIPEAIAFSIIAGVDPRLGLFSSFVMAVAIAFLGGRPAMITAATGAIALVIAPVAREYGVDYLIATVILGGLIQVVFAALGVAKLMRFIPRSVMVGFVNALAILIFTAQFPQLFGVDIPWLVWPLVAAGLIIMYLLPRFTKVVPSPLVAIVVLTAVVLSFGVAVPTVGDQGDLPESLPQLLIPNVPFTLETLWIIAPYAVAMAVVGLLESLMTAKLVDDITDTHSRKTREAFGQGGANILSGIFGGMGGCAMIGQTMINVKASGARTRISTFLAGVFLLVLVLVLGDVVAVIPMAALVAVMIVVSVATFDWHSVRLSTLRRMPKSETLVMVVTVAITVWTHNLAIGVGAGVIAAMVLFARRVAHFVTVTREVDEAAGTVRYTVDGELFFASSNDLTTQFEYSRDPDTVTIDMSRSHVWDASTVAALDAIQTKYTRLGKAVMFEGMNAATTQFHDRLSGGLGSGH from the coding sequence GTGACCGCTGTCGTGCCCCGTGAGGACCCTCGAGCTCGGTATCGGATCGAACCCACCGTAGGCCAAGCGCTGCGCAGCCCCCGGATCCTCACCCGCGAGGTGCTGGCGGGGCTCGTCGTGGCCATCGCGCTGATCCCCGAGGCTATTGCGTTCTCCATCATCGCCGGCGTGGACCCCCGTCTCGGGCTGTTCTCGTCGTTCGTGATGGCGGTGGCGATCGCGTTCCTCGGTGGTCGCCCGGCGATGATCACCGCGGCCACCGGCGCGATCGCCCTCGTCATCGCGCCGGTCGCGCGAGAGTACGGCGTCGACTACCTCATCGCCACCGTGATCCTGGGCGGATTGATTCAGGTCGTGTTCGCCGCGCTGGGGGTGGCGAAGCTGATGAGATTCATCCCGCGCAGCGTCATGGTCGGATTCGTCAACGCCCTCGCCATCCTCATCTTCACCGCCCAGTTCCCGCAGCTGTTCGGCGTCGACATCCCTTGGCTGGTCTGGCCGCTCGTCGCCGCGGGGCTAATCATCATGTACCTGCTGCCGCGGTTCACCAAGGTCGTGCCCTCGCCGCTGGTCGCGATCGTGGTGCTGACCGCTGTCGTCCTCAGCTTCGGCGTCGCCGTGCCCACGGTCGGCGATCAGGGCGACCTGCCGGAGTCGCTGCCGCAGCTCCTCATCCCGAACGTCCCGTTCACCCTCGAGACCCTCTGGATCATCGCGCCCTACGCGGTGGCGATGGCGGTCGTAGGACTTCTCGAATCGCTGATGACGGCGAAGCTCGTCGACGACATCACCGACACCCACTCCCGCAAGACCCGCGAAGCCTTCGGTCAGGGCGGCGCGAACATCCTCTCCGGCATCTTCGGCGGGATGGGCGGCTGCGCGATGATCGGGCAGACGATGATCAACGTCAAGGCCTCCGGTGCGCGGACGCGCATCTCCACCTTCCTCGCCGGGGTCTTCCTCCTGGTGCTGGTCCTGGTCCTCGGTGATGTGGTCGCCGTCATCCCCATGGCGGCACTCGTGGCGGTGATGATCGTCGTCTCGGTGGCCACCTTCGACTGGCACAGTGTGCGCCTGTCGACGCTCAGGCGCATGCCGAAGAGCGAGACGCTCGTGATGGTCGTGACGGTCGCGATCACCGTCTGGACGCACAACCTCGCCATCGGGGTGGGGGCTGGGGTCATTGCGGCGATGGTTCTCTTCGCCCGGCGCGTCGCACACTTCGTGACGGTGACCCGAGAGGTCGACGAAGCTGCGGGGACGGTGCGGTACACCGTCGACGGCGAGCTCTTCTTCGCCTCGAGCAACGACCTCACGACGCAGTTCGAATACTCCCGCGATCCCGACACCGTGACGATCGACATGTCGCGTTCGCACGTGTGGGATGCCTCGACGGTCGCAGCGCTCGACGCCATCCAGACCAAGTACACCCGCCTGGGCAAAGCCGTGATGTTCGAGGGTATGAACGCCGCCACCACGCAGTTCCATGATCGCCTGAGCGGCGGCCTCGGCTCCGGGCACTGA
- a CDS encoding SDR family NAD(P)-dependent oxidoreductase, producing the protein MTPSGRHPDLAGQVVVVTGAAGGQGAAEALVLASAGARVIATDVADTAPALEGSEATYRTLDVADESAWGALAAELAGGPPVRGLVNNAGITHRARLGEVARADWDRVLAVNVTGAMLGIQALAPLMVRGSSIVNVGSIAAVSGHYPVAYTTSKWALRGLTHAAATELGPRGIRVNAVHPGFIETPMTASAPAAMREAQLALTPLERTGEAEEVAEMVAFLLSDAAAYVTGAEIPVDGGFASSAGAKVLSDRLRDS; encoded by the coding sequence ATGACGCCGAGCGGGCGTCATCCGGACCTCGCCGGCCAGGTGGTGGTCGTGACCGGCGCCGCGGGCGGGCAGGGCGCAGCTGAGGCGCTGGTTCTCGCGAGCGCGGGAGCGCGGGTGATCGCGACGGATGTCGCCGACACCGCTCCGGCACTCGAGGGCTCGGAGGCGACCTACCGGACGCTCGACGTCGCCGACGAGAGCGCCTGGGGTGCGCTCGCGGCCGAGCTCGCCGGCGGCCCACCCGTGCGGGGCCTCGTCAACAACGCCGGCATCACCCATCGCGCGCGTCTCGGCGAGGTGGCCCGCGCCGACTGGGACCGCGTGCTCGCGGTGAACGTGACCGGAGCGATGCTCGGCATCCAGGCGCTCGCGCCTCTCATGGTGCGCGGATCGTCGATCGTGAACGTCGGCTCGATCGCGGCCGTGAGCGGGCACTACCCCGTCGCCTACACGACGTCGAAGTGGGCCCTCCGCGGCCTCACGCATGCCGCGGCGACCGAGCTCGGGCCGCGTGGGATCCGCGTCAACGCCGTGCATCCCGGGTTCATCGAGACGCCGATGACGGCGAGCGCGCCCGCCGCGATGCGCGAGGCGCAGCTCGCTCTCACGCCGCTCGAACGCACCGGTGAGGCCGAGGAGGTCGCCGAGATGGTGGCGTTCCTGCTGTCGGATGCCGCGGCCTACGTCACAGGCGCGGAGATCCCGGTCGACGGCGGGTTCGCGTCGTCGGCGGGCGCGAAGGTGCTCTCGGATCGGCTGCGGGACTCCTGA